A genome region from Crossiella equi includes the following:
- a CDS encoding TetR/AcrR family transcriptional regulator, giving the protein MATQAERGREVRAKLLVAATELVPERGWTAVSTRVLAERAGVAPSVVHYHFPSLRVLLNEAVLGAVRQVLAGLDGVLAAADSPGEAVGALLASLEAHDGADPTSLLFVEAYLAATRDEELRGELAGAVEEFRQRLADWLRVRGVPAPGDTAAVLAAAVDGLLLHRGLGIQPQAAVVLRRLVGEAR; this is encoded by the coding sequence ATGGCGACGCAGGCTGAGCGGGGACGGGAGGTCCGGGCGAAACTCCTGGTCGCGGCCACCGAGCTGGTGCCCGAGCGCGGGTGGACCGCGGTGAGCACCCGGGTGCTGGCCGAACGGGCCGGGGTCGCGCCGAGCGTGGTGCACTACCACTTCCCGTCCCTGCGGGTGCTGCTCAACGAGGCCGTGCTCGGGGCCGTGCGGCAGGTGCTGGCGGGCCTGGATGGGGTTCTGGCGGCCGCTGATTCGCCAGGCGAGGCGGTGGGCGCGTTGCTCGCCTCGCTGGAGGCCCACGACGGCGCCGATCCGACCTCGCTGCTGTTCGTCGAGGCCTACCTGGCCGCCACCCGTGATGAGGAGCTGCGAGGCGAGCTGGCCGGGGCGGTCGAGGAGTTCCGGCAACGGCTCGCGGACTGGCTGCGGGTGCGTGGGGTGCCCGCGCCCGGGGACACCGCCGCCGTGCTGGCCGCCGCCGTGGACGGGCTGCTGCTGCACCGCGGACTGGGCATCCAGCCCCAGGCCGCCGTCGTCCTGCGCAGGCTCGT
- a CDS encoding cupin domain-containing protein — protein MSAGHVAEPGQLPPGLEILAVKPPESVSIPAGAEARTIRITFAPGDPGAPPHRHPGPIFGYVTRGEIFFELEGQAPRVLKAGDAVWEPGGDVIHLQGSNNLPGEESQIVVTMFAVPGTPILTVVSPEELATRAHLRWQG, from the coding sequence ATGAGCGCTGGACACGTGGCCGAGCCGGGACAGCTGCCGCCGGGCCTGGAGATCCTGGCGGTCAAGCCGCCGGAGTCGGTCAGCATCCCGGCAGGCGCCGAGGCCCGCACCATCCGCATCACCTTCGCCCCCGGCGACCCGGGCGCCCCACCGCACCGCCACCCGGGGCCGATCTTCGGCTACGTCACCCGGGGCGAGATCTTCTTCGAGCTGGAAGGCCAGGCGCCCCGGGTGCTCAAGGCCGGGGACGCGGTGTGGGAACCGGGCGGCGACGTGATCCACCTCCAGGGCAGCAACAACCTGCCGGGGGAGGAGTCGCAGATCGTGGTGACCATGTTCGCGGTGCCGGGCACGCCGATCCTGACCGTCGTGAGCCCCGAGGAGCTGGCCACCCGCGCGCACCTGCGGTGGCAAGGCTGA
- a CDS encoding D-2-hydroxyacid dehydrogenase gives MGLTLAIVPPHQDETVGWPARLAALVPGIRVLRPETPAETAAALAEADAVYGALPPELLRQAGRVRWLQAPQAGPPAGFYHPELIAHPLRVTNMRDTYTDHVATHALALVLALARGLPRYVRAQAEGSWVPDWTPTAIQPLAESSALVVGVGALGREIGRLLAAFGVTVTGVDLHPGGQSPGFAAVRPVAELDALLPAADLVVVTVPHTPETEGLFDAARFARFRPTAHFVNIGRGATVRLEDLVSALDEGHLARAALDVFEQEPLPADHPLWRRPDVLLTPHVAGVGPHADERRFAVLAENARRFAAGQDLVNEVDKARWS, from the coding sequence ATGGGCCTCACATTGGCGATCGTGCCGCCGCACCAGGACGAAACGGTCGGCTGGCCCGCCCGGCTGGCCGCGCTGGTGCCGGGGATCCGGGTGCTGCGCCCGGAGACGCCCGCCGAGACCGCGGCCGCGCTGGCCGAGGCGGACGCGGTCTACGGCGCGCTGCCGCCCGAGCTGCTGCGCCAGGCCGGGCGGGTGCGCTGGCTGCAAGCCCCGCAGGCCGGGCCGCCCGCGGGCTTCTACCACCCGGAGCTCATCGCGCACCCGCTGCGCGTGACCAACATGCGCGACACCTACACCGACCACGTGGCCACGCACGCACTGGCCCTGGTACTGGCCCTGGCCCGTGGGCTGCCCCGGTACGTGCGCGCGCAGGCCGAGGGCAGCTGGGTCCCGGACTGGACACCGACCGCGATCCAGCCGCTGGCCGAGTCGAGCGCCCTGGTGGTCGGGGTGGGCGCGCTGGGCAGGGAGATCGGGCGCCTGCTGGCGGCCTTCGGCGTCACGGTCACCGGCGTGGACCTGCACCCGGGCGGGCAGTCGCCGGGCTTCGCCGCGGTGCGTCCGGTGGCGGAGCTGGACGCCCTGCTCCCGGCGGCGGACCTGGTCGTGGTCACGGTGCCGCACACCCCGGAGACGGAGGGCCTGTTCGACGCCGCCCGGTTCGCCCGGTTCCGCCCCACGGCCCACTTCGTCAACATCGGCCGGGGCGCGACCGTGCGCCTGGAGGACCTGGTCAGCGCGCTCGACGAGGGGCACTTGGCCAGAGCGGCGCTGGACGTGTTCGAACAGGAGCCCCTGCCCGCCGACCACCCGTTGTGGCGGCGCCCGGACGTGCTGCTCACCCCGCACGTGGCCGGGGTCGGCCCGCACGCCGACGAACGCCGCTTCGCGGTGCTGGCGGAGAACGCGCGGCGCTTCGCGGCGGGGCAGGACCTGGTGAACGAGGTCGACAAGGCGCGGTGGTCCTAG
- a CDS encoding SLC13 family permease, which translates to MVSGALLLLVLVAAVARPKGLPEAVVAVPAALLALTLIPVSHAVDEVERLAPVVAFLAAVLVLAKLCDDEGLFHACGAWLARHAAGRPRKLMAGVFVLASGITAVLSLDATVVLLTPVVFATATGAGIRPRPSVYACAHLSNTASLLLPVSNLTNLLAFSTSGLGFTHFAALMAAPWLVAIGVEYLVFRRFFAADLTAPAEVPPSAEPREVPVFALTTLLATLAGFVVASAVGVDPAWAAAAGALVLAVRALARRHTSLGGIVRSASLPFLAFVLALGVVVRAVVDNGLGDALGALIPSGSGLLALLGLAALAAGLANVINNLPAVLVLLPLVAAGGPAPVLAVLLGVNIGPNLTYAGSLATLLWRRIVHQHSHDVRLREFTALGVLTVPASLALSVVALWLSVLVFGT; encoded by the coding sequence GTGGTCTCGGGTGCGCTGCTCCTCCTGGTCCTGGTGGCCGCCGTGGCCCGCCCCAAGGGCCTGCCCGAGGCGGTGGTCGCGGTCCCGGCCGCCCTGCTCGCCCTCACGCTCATCCCGGTCTCGCACGCGGTGGACGAGGTCGAACGCCTTGCCCCCGTGGTGGCATTCCTGGCCGCGGTGCTGGTGCTGGCGAAGCTGTGCGACGACGAGGGCCTGTTCCACGCCTGCGGCGCCTGGCTGGCCCGGCACGCGGCGGGCCGTCCGCGCAAGCTGATGGCCGGGGTGTTCGTGCTGGCCTCCGGCATCACCGCCGTGCTCAGCCTGGACGCCACGGTCGTGCTGCTGACCCCGGTCGTGTTCGCCACCGCCACCGGCGCGGGCATCCGGCCCCGGCCGTCGGTCTACGCCTGCGCGCACCTGTCCAACACGGCCTCCCTGCTGCTGCCGGTGTCGAACCTGACCAACCTGCTCGCCTTCAGCACCAGCGGCCTGGGCTTCACCCACTTCGCCGCGCTGATGGCCGCGCCCTGGCTGGTCGCGATCGGCGTGGAGTACCTGGTGTTCCGCCGCTTCTTCGCCGCCGACCTCACCGCGCCGGCCGAGGTCCCGCCCAGCGCCGAACCCCGGGAGGTGCCGGTCTTCGCGCTGACCACCCTGCTGGCCACGCTCGCAGGTTTTGTGGTCGCCTCGGCGGTCGGCGTCGACCCGGCCTGGGCCGCCGCGGCGGGCGCCCTGGTGCTGGCGGTGCGCGCGCTGGCCCGGAGGCACACGAGCCTGGGCGGCATCGTGCGCTCGGCCTCGCTGCCGTTCCTGGCGTTCGTGCTCGCACTGGGCGTGGTCGTGCGGGCGGTGGTGGACAACGGCCTGGGCGACGCGCTGGGTGCGCTCATCCCGTCCGGCAGCGGCCTGCTCGCCCTGCTCGGGCTCGCCGCCCTGGCCGCCGGGCTGGCCAACGTGATCAACAACCTGCCCGCGGTGCTGGTGCTGTTGCCGCTGGTCGCGGCGGGTGGGCCCGCGCCGGTCCTGGCGGTGCTGCTGGGCGTGAACATCGGGCCCAACCTCACCTACGCGGGCTCACTGGCCACGCTGCTGTGGCGGCGGATCGTGCACCAGCACTCCCACGACGTGCGGCTGCGCGAGTTCACCGCGCTCGGCGTGCTCACCGTGCCCGCGAGTCTCGCCCTGTCCGTCGTGGCGCTGTGGCTGTCGGTGCTGGTGTTCGGCACCTGA
- a CDS encoding glycoside hydrolase family 99-like domain-containing protein has translation MVLSRLVLALSLLAVLLVGAPPPPAVAAASAAASEAKVTDPVPLLEYRTAGQVGWFWTLSQAEGASAEGQHGFTRQATRLGYLRRQAFPGSQPLYRLRVADRSAYLVTASAGERQSLLDSGRFVEGGVIGHAAATRQPGTEVLYRMSNGAEWRVVPAARQAEFTGRGYRTDGPLGYVWPAFHRVGAVYFGTFDAQGNQAMLANTKRVYNRDNDWWGGLRDFAGAGVPRNAWHWPEEDFADREPAIGYYDDAQPDTLRKHVAQATGAGLRYFSFYWYWNPANGGGENYAAGLRAFLAAANRTDISFNVLPCLHPWRDGPVELKLPEDQITKAANLLVDTYLTQPNYLRANDGRPILSVCDARGIGRGTATAPHTEDTRRFTDAIRARAREKLGEEVLLTLNGVPPTATGFDGSDCLGQFDNSRSYQRYADNQRAFFRNYPGTLIRCATSDFDERPRIAIAIPDPGPDPDKLRQSFRWYPDADLPAFERLLTTIRTDITESTRPSTVDNFISLYAWNEWHEGGFIEPNRRDGCAYLDAVRRQLNLTTGQGCTANPS, from the coding sequence GTGGTCCTCTCCCGCCTGGTGCTCGCCCTGAGCCTGCTCGCCGTCCTGCTGGTCGGCGCCCCGCCGCCGCCCGCGGTGGCCGCCGCCTCCGCCGCCGCGTCCGAAGCCAAGGTCACCGACCCGGTCCCGCTGCTGGAGTACCGCACGGCGGGCCAGGTGGGCTGGTTCTGGACGCTCTCGCAGGCCGAGGGGGCCTCGGCCGAGGGCCAGCACGGGTTCACCCGGCAGGCCACCCGGCTGGGCTACCTGCGGCGGCAGGCCTTCCCGGGCAGCCAGCCGCTGTACCGCCTGCGGGTGGCCGACCGGTCGGCCTACCTGGTCACCGCCTCGGCCGGCGAGCGGCAGAGCCTGCTCGACTCCGGGCGGTTCGTCGAGGGCGGCGTGATCGGGCACGCGGCGGCCACCCGGCAGCCGGGCACCGAGGTGCTGTACCGCATGTCCAACGGCGCGGAGTGGCGTGTGGTCCCGGCCGCGCGGCAGGCCGAGTTTACCGGCCGCGGCTACCGCACCGACGGGCCGCTGGGCTACGTCTGGCCCGCCTTCCACCGGGTGGGCGCGGTGTACTTCGGCACGTTCGACGCGCAGGGCAACCAGGCGATGCTGGCCAACACCAAGCGCGTGTACAACCGCGACAACGACTGGTGGGGCGGCCTGCGCGACTTCGCGGGGGCCGGGGTGCCGCGCAACGCCTGGCACTGGCCGGAGGAGGACTTCGCCGACCGCGAACCGGCCATCGGCTACTACGACGACGCCCAGCCGGACACGCTGCGCAAGCACGTCGCCCAGGCCACCGGTGCGGGCCTGCGGTACTTCAGCTTCTACTGGTACTGGAACCCGGCCAACGGGGGCGGTGAGAACTACGCGGCGGGCCTGCGGGCCTTCCTGGCGGCGGCCAACCGCACGGACATCAGCTTCAACGTGCTGCCCTGTCTGCACCCGTGGCGCGACGGCCCGGTGGAGCTGAAGCTGCCCGAGGACCAGATCACCAAGGCGGCCAACCTCCTCGTCGACACCTACCTCACCCAGCCGAACTACCTGCGGGCCAACGACGGCCGCCCGATCCTGAGCGTCTGCGACGCGCGGGGCATCGGCCGGGGCACCGCGACCGCCCCGCACACCGAGGACACCCGCCGCTTCACCGACGCGATCCGGGCGAGGGCAAGGGAGAAGCTGGGCGAAGAGGTCCTGCTCACCCTCAACGGCGTTCCCCCGACCGCCACGGGCTTCGACGGCAGCGACTGCCTGGGCCAGTTCGACAACTCCCGCTCCTACCAGCGCTACGCGGACAACCAGCGCGCCTTCTTCCGCAACTACCCAGGCACCCTCATCCGCTGCGCCACCTCCGACTTCGACGAACGCCCCCGCATCGCGATCGCGATCCCGGACCCGGGCCCCGACCCGGACAAGCTCCGCCAAAGCTTCCGCTGGTACCCGGACGCCGACCTCCCGGCCTTCGAACGCCTCCTCACCACGATCCGCACCGACATCACCGAATCCACCCGTCCCTCCACAGTGGACAACTTCATCTCCCTGTACGCCTGGAACGAATGGCACGAAGGCGGCTTCATCGAACCCAACAGACGCGACGGCTGCGCCTACCTGGACGCCGTCCGCCGCCAACTGAACCTCACCACGGGCCAGGGCTGCACCGCCAACCCGAGCTGA